In Hippoglossus stenolepis isolate QCI-W04-F060 chromosome 5, HSTE1.2, whole genome shotgun sequence, one genomic interval encodes:
- the tigara gene encoding probable fructose-2,6-bisphosphatase TIGAR A, with the protein MRALRFGLTLVRHGETRYNKEGLLQGQAIDAPLSEVGLQQAEAAGRYLKDVEFSNVFVSDMQRAQQTAETIMKHNSSCSSLQMAREPLLKEISFGIAEGGRLQDVRDMAKAAGQTFPGFTPPGGETPEQVKERVKEFMENTLRQIGAEHWHRSTEDETCPSAVEGRADDGVRGVPVHALVVTHGAYMCVVVRYFVEELLCSLPQGSDRAHVFSLSPNTGLCRFVLSVRKEEDRFELSGIRCVFVHRADHVKELVKQ; encoded by the exons ATGAGGGCTCTGAGGTTTGGTTTAACTCTTGTTCGACA TGGGGAAACACGGTACAACAAAGAAGGTCTTCTACAAG GTCAGGCTATAGATGCTCCTCTCTCTGAGGTCGGGCTGCAGCAGGCCGAGGCTGCAGGCCGCTACCTGAAAGACGTAGAGTTCAGCAACGTGTTCGTCAGTGATATGCAGCGAGCTCAGCAG aCGGCTGAAACAATcatgaaacacaacagcagttgTTCTTCTCTCCAAATGGCTCGGGAGCCTTTACTCAAAGAGATA AGCTTCGGCATCGCAGAGGGTGGACGACTGCAGGATGTGAGAGACATGGCCAAGGCAGCGGGTCAGACGTTCCCAGGCTTCacgccaccagggggcgagaCTCCGgagcag GTGAAGGAGCGGGTCAAAGAGTTCATGGAGAACACGCTGCGGCAGATCGGGGCCGAACACTGGCACCGCAGCACGGAGGACGAGACCTGCCCGTCTGCCGTGGAGGGGAGAGCGGACGACGGGGTCAGGGGGGTCCCGGTCCACGCTCTGGTCGTCACACACGGGGCCTACATGTGTGTGGTGGTGCGCTACTTTGTGGAGGAGTTGCTCTGTTCTTTGCCTCAAGGCTCTGACAGAGCACACGTGTTCTCTTTGAGTCCCAACACGGGTCTGTGTCGGTTCGTACTCAGcgtgaggaaagaggaggacagGTTTGAACTGTCGGGGATTCGCTGCGTGTTCGTCCACAGGGCCGACCACGTCAAAGAGCTCGTTAAACAgtag
- the LOC118109163 gene encoding fibroblast growth factor 23 produces MHPALLSLLLTAVHVSVLVDCRPRPRDSPEQRPHRRQSSEHRGTRTDPPAGPARLHIDLSGSMKRGVHRESLVVLPVRTDTSNFVSIFDLRRKRFLCVDLEGELHVSRQKDQADCLFQRIWLDLTNPRDVFYSATGGKLLKPQGAEASSVQLGTLLGPSGRRQRRSEEVNPSDPLRTHSPPDPSAKDHKETSQGQPEPDQAGAVSKETITSCDDPLRVLQHNGPVSPVKTNIADRPEQD; encoded by the exons ATGCACCCGGCgctcctctcactcctcctgACAGCCGTACATGTGTCTGTACTGGTGGATTGTAGACCGAGGCCCCGGGACTCGCCCGAGCAGCGACCACACCGCCGGCAGAGCAGCGAGCACAGGGGGACACGCACAGACCCGCCGGCTGGTCCGGCTCGGCTCCACATAGACCTCAGTGGATCAATGAAAAGAGGCGTTCACAGAGAGTCTCTGG ttgtTTTGCCAGTGAGAACAGACACAAGCAACTTTGTGTCAATATTTGATTTGAGGAGAAAACGGTTCCTCTGTGTGGACCTGGAGGGAGAGCTGCACGTCTCT AGGCAGAAGGACCAAGCAGATTGCCTCTTCCAGCGCATCTGGTTGGACCTGACAAACCCCCGGGACGTGTTTTACTCTGCAACCGGCGGCAAGCTGCTCAAACCGCAGGGGGCTGAGGCCTCCTCGGTGCAGCTGGGGACGCTCCTGGGTCCCTcggggaggagacagaggaggagcgaggaggtGAACCCCTCCGATCCGTTGAGAACACACTCGCCTCCCGACCCTTCTGCCAAAGACCACAAGGAGACGTCTCAGGGGCAGCCTGAGCCGGACCAGGCCGGGGCCGTGTCCAAGGAGACCATCACCTCCTGCGACGACCCCCTGAGGGTCCTCCAACACAACGGGCCCGTCAGTCCCGTCAAGACCAACATCGCAGACCGGCCCGAGCAAGACTGA
- the LOC118109164 gene encoding fibroblast growth factor 6 isoform X1, which translates to MAVAQRFRVSMSCEAGTPHRTPAAALLLGFLLGVVSAYPLPGRTNATSVETRWETLFSRSVLGISGEKPEQNWETDYLLGIKRVRRLYCNVGIGFHLQVLPDGRINGAHNENQYTLIEISTVERGVVSLYGVRSELFVAMNSRGRLYGTVDILPRRVQVQGEPAREQLQRLRVSGLQRLLHSTEQARPREEGQQGHHGHDCDALPTPNMTSKNWQ; encoded by the exons ATGGCCGTTGCGCAAAGGTTCCGCGTCAGTATGTCCTGCGAGGCCGGCACGCCGCACCGGACGCCGGCCGCGGCGCTTCTCCTGGGCTTTCTGCTGGGGGTCGTGTCGGCGTACCCGCTACCGGGCAGGACGAACGCCACCTCGGTGGAGACGCGCTGGGAGACCCTGTTCTCCCGCTCGGTGCTGGGGATCTCCGGGGAGAAGCCCGAGCAGAACTGGGAGACGGACTACCTGCTGGGCATCAAGAGGGTGCGGAGGCTCTACTGCAACGTGGGCATCGGGTTTCACCTGCAGGTGCTCCCCGACGGCAGGATTAACGGTGCACATAATGAAAACCAGTACA ctCTGATAGAGATCTCCACGGTGGAGCGAGGGGTGGTGAGCCTCTACGGGGTGAGGAGCGAGCTGTTCGTCGCAATGAACAGCCGGGGGAGGTTATACGGAACGGTAG ACATTCTTCCACGACGAGTGCAAGTTCAAGGAGAGCCTGCTCGCGAACAACTACAACGCCTACGAGTCTCTGGTCTACAGAGGCTCCTACATAGCACTGAGCAAGCACGGCCGCGTGAAGAGGGGCAACAAGGCCACCACGGCCATGACTGTGACGCACTTCCTACCCCGAATATGACGAGCAAAAACTGGCAATAA
- the LOC118109164 gene encoding fibroblast growth factor 6 isoform X2, whose protein sequence is MAVAQRFRVSMSCEAGTPHRTPAAALLLGFLLGVVSAYPLPGRTNATSVETRWETLFSRSVLGISGEKPEQNWETDYLLGIKRVRRLYCNVGIGFHLQVLPDGRINGAHNENQYTLIEISTVERGVVSLYGVRSELFVAMNSRGRLYGTTFFHDECKFKESLLANNYNAYESLVYRGSYIALSKHGRVKRGNKATTAMTVTHFLPRI, encoded by the exons ATGGCCGTTGCGCAAAGGTTCCGCGTCAGTATGTCCTGCGAGGCCGGCACGCCGCACCGGACGCCGGCCGCGGCGCTTCTCCTGGGCTTTCTGCTGGGGGTCGTGTCGGCGTACCCGCTACCGGGCAGGACGAACGCCACCTCGGTGGAGACGCGCTGGGAGACCCTGTTCTCCCGCTCGGTGCTGGGGATCTCCGGGGAGAAGCCCGAGCAGAACTGGGAGACGGACTACCTGCTGGGCATCAAGAGGGTGCGGAGGCTCTACTGCAACGTGGGCATCGGGTTTCACCTGCAGGTGCTCCCCGACGGCAGGATTAACGGTGCACATAATGAAAACCAGTACA ctCTGATAGAGATCTCCACGGTGGAGCGAGGGGTGGTGAGCCTCTACGGGGTGAGGAGCGAGCTGTTCGTCGCAATGAACAGCCGGGGGAGGTTATACGGAACG ACATTCTTCCACGACGAGTGCAAGTTCAAGGAGAGCCTGCTCGCGAACAACTACAACGCCTACGAGTCTCTGGTCTACAGAGGCTCCTACATAGCACTGAGCAAGCACGGCCGCGTGAAGAGGGGCAACAAGGCCACCACGGCCATGACTGTGACGCACTTCCTACCCCGAATATGA
- the LOC118109158 gene encoding solute carrier family 45 member 3, whose product MPGWRSQWRLVLLNSLTCGLEICVAAGITYVPPLLLEAGVEERYMTMVLGIGPVLGLLFIPLIGSASDQCNSSYGRRRPFIWLLSLGVLVALLIIPHADVLAARFAWGGRTVQVGFLIFGVGLLDFCGQVCFTPLEALLSDLYRDEEDCGQAFAMFSFMVSLGGCVGYLLPALDWSHGLLSVYLGGQAECLFFLLILIFISSLLITMKVSEEPSFASSGLAGSGSLLETGAGVIEAGRCGVPRSCCYLLKCKLRLLKSGPLLCLLRTCWSMTPAIYRSYCHVPRVMRQLCVAQLCSWMAVMSFMLFYTDFVGEGLYEGVPSALPGSMSRQRYDEGIRMGSLGLFLQCATSTFFSLAMSRLVRHFGSRWVYVSSMVSFTLSALVICLSKSVVLVTVMAALTGYAYATLQTLPYTLTCHYHKEKAVFMPKRKPKSIHTNGISTKRDSVYLTPVEEEGGLNHKTGVPYGNAFQDAYEYYPPPPSQNGSSLSSGSTEQDEGELEFEKRGVGLDFAILDSTFLLSQVFPTLFMGMIVQFAQSVTAYIACSAIFGAVAIYLASHIVFDQKDLKC is encoded by the exons ATGCCTGGATGGAGGTCTCAGTGGCGTCTCGTCCTGCTGAACTCCCTGACCTGTGGCCTGGAGATCTGCGTGGCAGCTGGGATCACATACGTGCCCccgctgctgctggaggctggagTGGAGGAGCGCTACATGACCATGGTTCTAG GTATTGGTCCGGTGCTCGGCCTCCTGTTCATCCCTCTGATCGGCTCGGCCAGTGACCAGTGCAACAGCAGTTATGGCCGCCGACGCCCCTTCATCTGGCTGCTGTCTCTGGGAGTCCTTGTGGCACTTTTGATCATTCCCCACGCTGACGTCCTGGCTGCCCGTTTCGCCTGGGGTGGACGCACGGTTCAG GTGGGCTTCCTCATCTTTGGGGTGGGACTCCTTGACTTTTGCGGACAAGTGTGCTTCACGCCGCTGGAGGCTCTTTTGTCTGACCTGTACCGGGACGAGGAGGACTGCGGCCAGGCCTTCGCCATGTTCTCTTTCATGGTCAGCTTGGGAGGATGTGTGGGATATTTGCTGCCTGCGCTGGACTGGAGCCATGGCTTACTCTCTGTTTACCTGGGAGGCCAGGCTGAGTgcctgtttttcctcctcatccttaTCTTCATCTCCAGCCTGCTCATCACCATGAAGGTGTCTGAGGAACCCTCATTTGCCAGCAGTGGCTTGGCAGGGTCTGGATCTTTATTGGAGACTGGGGCTGGAGTGATAGAGGCTGGCCGCTGCGGCGTGCCACGCTCATGCTGCTACCTGCTGAAGTGCAAACTGAGGCTGCTGAAGTCTGGTCCCCTGCTGTGTTTACTGAGAACATGCTGGTCCATGACTCCAGCAATCTACAGGAGCTACTGCCACGTCCCGCGAGTGATGAGGCAGCTGTGTGTGGCTCAGCTCTGCAGCTGGATGGCCGTCATGTCTTTCATGCTCTTCTACACAGACTTTGTGGGGGAAGGCCTGTACGAGGGCGTGCCCAGTGCATTACCAGGAAGTATGTCCAGGCAGCGATACGACGAAG GTATCCGTATGGGCAGCCTGGGCCTGTTCCTGCAGTGTGCTACCTCAACCTTCTTCTCCCTGGCCATGAGTCGCTTGGTTCGGCACTTTGGCTCCCGCTGGGTGTACGTGAGCAGCATGGTGAGCTTCACGCTCTCTGCTCTGGTCATCTGCCTGTCCAAGAGTGTGGTCCTGGTCACTGTCATGGCAGCGCTCACTGGCTACGCGTATGCCACGCTGCAGACTCTGCCGTACACGCTCACCTGCCATTACCACAAGGAGAAAGCG GTCTTTATGCCAAAAAGGAAACCCAAAAGCATACACACAAATGGTATTTCAACCAAGCGGGACTCTGTGTACCTGACCCctgtggaagaggagggtggacTGAACCACAAAACGGGGGTTCCGTACGGAAATGCCTTCCAGGACGCTTACGAGTACTACCCCCCCCCACCGAGCCAGAACGGCTCCTCTCTCAGCTCTGGCAGCACTGAACAGGACGAGGGGGAGTTAGAGTTCGAGAAACGAGGCGTGGGTTTGGACTTTGCCATCTTGGACagcaccttcctcctctctcaggtTTTCCCCACCCTCTTCATGGGCATGATCGTTCAGTTCGCTCAGTCCGTCACTGCCTACATCGCCTGCTCCGCCATCTTCGGTGCCGTCGCCATCTACCTGGCCAGTCATATCGTCTTTGACCAAAAGGACCTCAAATGCTGA